The Haloimpatiens massiliensis genome includes a window with the following:
- a CDS encoding zinc ribbon domain-containing protein: LKLSDRVYKCSCGLSIDRDLNASINLANAKEYKIA, translated from the coding sequence TTAAAACTATCTGATAGAGTTTACAAATGCAGTTGTGGGCTTTCTATTGATAGAGATTTAAATGCATCAATAAATTTAGCTAATGCTAAAGAATATAAGATAGCTTAA